One stretch of Zingiber officinale cultivar Zhangliang chromosome 6B, Zo_v1.1, whole genome shotgun sequence DNA includes these proteins:
- the LOC121988511 gene encoding cilia- and flagella-associated protein 298-like, protein MVVVHVKAATLEEQQFLYHCISTSAIDEVADVILGIHALQSHIQSLSLLLRQRLLSDPSFSDSSSDPALALERSLSEAETYVSKDQVEHNRFLSPHALRAHVKNIEKEIKIVQSKGFLDCDLPQPPDCEVHQQMQLWWAGKELVRGKRLCDYIGTNEKTKIVITLKPAC, encoded by the exons ATGGTGGTGGTGCACGTCAAGGCGGCGACGTTGGAGGAGCAGCAGTTCCTCTACCACTGCATCTCCACTTCGGCCATCGATGAGGTGGCCGACGTCATCCTGGGCATCCACGCCCTGCAGTCTCACATCCAATCCCTCTCACTTCTCCTCCGGCAACGCCTGCTTTCCGACCCTTCATTCTCAG ACAGTTCTTCTGACCCAGCTCTTGCCCTGGAGAGATCTTTATCGGAAGCAGAGACTTATGTTTCAAAG GATCAAGTTGAGCACAACAGGTTCTTATCACCTCATGCCCTGCGCGCCCATGTTAAGAACATAGAGAAAGAAATCAAGATTGTTCAGTCAAAGGGTTTCCTTGATTGTGATCTACCACAGCCTCCTG ATTGTGAGGTTCATCAGCAAATGCAGCTATGGTGGGCAGGGAAAGAACTTGTTAGAGGCAAAAGACTATGCGACTATATCGGTACAAATGAGAAAACAAAG ATTGTGATCACATTGAAACCAGCTTGTTGA